One Gammaproteobacteria bacterium DNA segment encodes these proteins:
- a CDS encoding NAD(P)-binding protein, with the protein MATSADDMNTKLTFRKFEDGDHDWDRWEEQIFVGDESHKCPTYVHQTPPCQGSCPAGEDIRGWLQIVRGIEKPGADMSMAEYAFRRSTDANPFPSIMGRVCPAPCEDGCNRNAVEDHVGINAVEQWIGDTALQNGFTFSAAAEETGKKVAIIGGGPAGLAAAFQLRRRGHGATVFDDHDKLGGMMAYGIPGYRTPRDVLDGEIQRILDMGVEVRLNTKVGRDVPMDELEKEYDAILWAIGTHSGKHIPVDGADAPNCLTGVDFLRAFNDGRLQLAAERVVVIGGGDTSIDVASVARRLGHIADSHEKEAPEAVVMGYTAHDVSSAATREGATVTLTSLFPVESMTAAEHEVQDALREGVDIKGSVMPLEVVKDGDGRAVALKFAECEMDGNRPVKKEGTEFTLDCDLIVSAIGQKGDLSAGLEDFDNGYGFIDCDAHYQVKDKPGHFIAGDIVRPHLLTTAIGQAAVAVESIEHFFKNEELKKRPKVDVHHFDLLAKLHEAHLDPEGYDTSAAGDFRGTDDANYAVHNFEDRSPNSVIPHEKLFLGHFKFTPRNRRDEIHISADEVLGNFQERLVCYPEEQAVAEAGRCMSCGMCFECDNCVIYCPQDAVFRVKKGKNTMGRYVDTDYDRCIGCHICADVCPTGYIQMGLGE; encoded by the coding sequence ATGGCAACCAGTGCTGATGACATGAACACCAAGCTGACCTTCCGCAAGTTCGAGGACGGCGACCACGATTGGGATCGATGGGAAGAGCAGATCTTCGTTGGCGACGAGAGCCACAAGTGTCCCACCTATGTCCATCAGACGCCGCCCTGCCAGGGCAGTTGTCCGGCCGGCGAGGACATCAGGGGCTGGCTGCAGATCGTGCGCGGCATCGAGAAGCCCGGTGCGGACATGTCCATGGCCGAGTACGCCTTCCGGCGCTCCACGGATGCCAACCCCTTCCCTTCCATCATGGGGCGGGTATGCCCTGCGCCCTGCGAGGACGGCTGCAATCGCAATGCCGTGGAGGACCACGTTGGCATCAACGCCGTGGAGCAGTGGATCGGCGACACCGCCCTGCAGAACGGTTTCACCTTCAGTGCCGCCGCCGAGGAGACGGGCAAGAAGGTGGCCATCATCGGTGGCGGTCCGGCCGGCCTTGCGGCGGCCTTTCAGCTGCGTCGTCGAGGTCATGGCGCCACGGTGTTCGACGACCACGACAAGCTCGGCGGCATGATGGCCTATGGTATTCCCGGTTACCGCACGCCCCGGGACGTGCTGGACGGCGAGATCCAGCGCATCCTGGACATGGGCGTGGAGGTTCGCCTGAACACCAAGGTCGGTCGCGACGTGCCCATGGATGAGTTGGAAAAGGAATACGACGCCATCCTGTGGGCCATCGGTACCCACAGCGGTAAGCACATCCCCGTGGATGGGGCCGATGCCCCCAACTGCCTGACCGGCGTGGATTTTCTGCGTGCCTTCAACGACGGACGCCTGCAACTGGCCGCCGAGCGAGTGGTGGTGATCGGCGGTGGTGATACCTCCATCGACGTAGCCTCCGTGGCCCGGCGTCTCGGTCATATCGCCGACAGCCATGAGAAAGAGGCCCCGGAAGCGGTGGTGATGGGCTACACCGCCCATGATGTCTCATCCGCGGCCACCCGCGAGGGGGCCACCGTGACCCTGACCTCTCTGTTCCCGGTGGAGAGCATGACCGCCGCCGAGCACGAGGTCCAGGACGCCCTGCGCGAGGGCGTGGACATCAAGGGCAGCGTGATGCCGCTGGAGGTTGTCAAGGACGGGGATGGCCGCGCCGTGGCCCTCAAGTTCGCGGAATGCGAGATGGACGGCAACCGGCCGGTGAAGAAAGAGGGTACCGAGTTCACCCTCGATTGTGACCTGATTGTCTCGGCCATCGGCCAGAAGGGCGATCTCAGCGCCGGCCTGGAGGACTTCGACAACGGCTACGGCTTCATCGACTGTGACGCCCACTACCAGGTGAAGGACAAGCCCGGACATTTCATCGCCGGCGACATCGTGCGCCCCCACCTGCTGACCACCGCCATCGGCCAAGCGGCGGTGGCGGTGGAGAGCATCGAGCACTTCTTCAAGAACGAAGAACTGAAGAAGCGCCCCAAGGTGGACGTGCATCACTTCGACCTGTTGGCCAAGCTTCATGAGGCCCACCTGGACCCCGAGGGCTACGACACCAGCGCGGCGGGCGACTTCCGTGGCACCGATGACGCCAACTACGCGGTGCACAACTTCGAGGACCGCTCCCCCAATAGCGTCATCCCTCACGAGAAACTGTTTCTCGGCCACTTCAAGTTCACCCCCCGCAACCGCCGCGACGAGATCCACATCAGCGCCGACGAGGTGTTGGGTAACTTCCAGGAACGCCTGGTGTGCTACCCCGAGGAGCAGGCTGTGGCCGAGGCCGGTCGCTGCATGAGCTGCGGTATGTGCTTCGAGTGCGACAACTGTGTGATCTACTGTCCTCAGGACGCGGTGTTCCGGGTCAAGAAAGGCAAGAACACCATGGGTCGTTACGTGGATACGGATTACGATCGTTGCATCGGTTGCCATATCTGCGCCGATGTCTGCCCCACCGGTTACATCCAGATGGGGCTCGGCGAGTGA
- the tusC gene encoding sulfurtransferase complex subunit TusC — MSEIKKFMYVNRKAPYGTVYALESLEVVLIGAAFDQNVSLAFLDDGVFQLLKGQDTKGIGMKNFSPTYSALGDYDVTQIYVERESLEERGLTLDDLLPLKYEDEDDDWAEKDSIRLVNREELAGLMEDQDVMLNF, encoded by the coding sequence ATGTCGGAAATCAAGAAATTCATGTATGTGAACCGTAAGGCCCCCTATGGGACCGTGTATGCCCTCGAGTCGCTGGAGGTGGTGCTCATCGGTGCGGCATTCGACCAGAATGTCAGCCTGGCCTTTCTGGACGACGGCGTTTTTCAGCTGTTGAAGGGGCAGGACACCAAGGGCATCGGGATGAAGAACTTTTCACCCACCTACAGCGCCCTCGGGGATTATGACGTCACTCAGATCTACGTGGAGAGAGAGTCCCTGGAAGAACGTGGCCTGACGCTCGATGATCTCCTGCCCCTCAAGTACGAGGACGAGGATGATGACTGGGCCGAGAAGGATTCCATTCGCCTCGTCAACCGTGAAGAGTTGGCCGGTCTGATGGAAGACCAAGACGTCATGCTCAATTTCTAA
- a CDS encoding 4Fe-4S dicluster domain-containing protein, which produces MSEFDEARQDPEDAKPDLARRRFFGTAAAAAAVATMVPGLSILPASARSPDEPVTEDQRWGMLVDVNKCADGCTACVDACHEENGVTHHGRPTTDPYWIRKVKLRDRMTGREYGMPLLCQHCEKPPCVDVCPTGASFRRADGIVLVDKHICIGCRYCMMACPYKARSFIHEVTTDQKPHAPRGKGTVESCTFCVHRVDAGGDQQPACAEACQAEGHEALVFGDLRDPESRLYRLLTEISSRQLREDLALNTGVRYHGI; this is translated from the coding sequence ATGAGCGAGTTCGACGAAGCCAGGCAGGACCCTGAGGACGCCAAGCCCGATCTGGCGCGGCGCCGATTCTTCGGTACCGCCGCGGCGGCCGCGGCCGTCGCCACGATGGTGCCCGGTCTGTCCATCCTCCCGGCCAGCGCCCGCTCGCCCGACGAGCCGGTGACCGAGGACCAGCGCTGGGGCATGCTGGTGGATGTCAACAAGTGTGCCGATGGTTGCACGGCCTGCGTGGATGCCTGTCACGAAGAGAATGGCGTGACGCATCACGGCCGGCCCACCACCGATCCCTATTGGATCCGCAAGGTGAAGCTGCGGGACCGCATGACGGGTCGTGAGTACGGCATGCCCCTGCTGTGCCAGCATTGCGAGAAGCCACCCTGTGTCGACGTCTGTCCCACCGGCGCATCCTTCCGCCGTGCCGATGGTATCGTGCTGGTGGACAAGCATATCTGCATCGGCTGTCGCTATTGCATGATGGCCTGTCCCTACAAGGCCCGCTCCTTCATCCATGAGGTCACCACCGATCAGAAGCCCCATGCACCGCGGGGCAAGGGCACCGTGGAGAGCTGCACCTTCTGTGTTCACCGGGTGGACGCCGGCGGCGACCAGCAGCCGGCGTGTGCCGAGGCCTGTCAGGCCGAGGGGCACGAGGCCCTGGTGTTCGGTGATCTGCGGGATCCCGAGAGCCGGTTATACCGCCTGCTCACCGAGATATCGTCCCGCCAGCTGCGTGAGGACTTGGCCCTCAACACCGGGGTTCGCTACCACGGCATCTGA
- the tusB gene encoding sulfurtransferase complex subunit TusB, with protein MATLHTVNKSPFEKNSLASCLSHLQSGYAVLLFEDGVYGALRGTTIASQVEGAARSGRVYVLGEDFKARGLDEGKIIEGINVVDYAGFVDLAAECDRVQSWL; from the coding sequence ATGGCAACGCTTCACACAGTCAACAAATCCCCTTTCGAGAAGAATTCCCTGGCGTCCTGCCTGTCTCATCTGCAGAGCGGGTACGCGGTGCTTCTCTTCGAGGACGGCGTCTACGGTGCTCTGCGGGGGACCACTATAGCATCCCAGGTCGAGGGTGCCGCGAGATCAGGCCGGGTCTACGTGCTCGGAGAGGATTTCAAGGCCCGCGGTCTGGATGAAGGAAAGATAATCGAAGGGATCAACGTCGTGGACTACGCGGGGTTCGTTGACCTCGCTGCGGAATGCGACAGGGTTCAATCCTGGCTTTAA
- the dsrB gene encoding dissimilatory-type sulfite reductase subunit beta, translating to MAQQHRTPIESGCPDGFQYMHPVMRKNYGQWKYHEHTRPGVLMHAAHSGDQVWTVKAGTQRILDVYSLRKLCEIGETYGDGYVRFTLRSNIEYMVTDEAKVQPLIDALEGAGFVVGGTGNSVAMISHTQGWLHCDIPGTDASGVVKAMMDELIDEFKNHNMPNRVHLTTSCCQINCGGQGDIAINVQHTKPPKIRHDLVANVCERPSVVARCPVAAIRPALVNGKPSLEVDEKKCICCGACFPPCPPMQINDPEHTKLAIWVGGNHSNARSKPSFQKLVAAGIPNNPPRWPEATAIVKNILKVYKEDARDWERINDWIDRIGWPRFFEMTGLPFTKFHIDNWRGARERLNASTHIRF from the coding sequence ATGGCTCAACAGCATCGTACGCCCATCGAGAGTGGATGCCCGGATGGCTTCCAGTATATGCATCCCGTGATGCGCAAGAACTACGGGCAGTGGAAATACCACGAGCACACCCGCCCCGGTGTCCTCATGCATGCCGCCCACAGCGGTGACCAGGTATGGACCGTCAAGGCCGGCACCCAGCGCATTCTGGATGTCTATTCTTTGCGCAAACTGTGCGAGATCGGCGAGACCTACGGCGACGGCTATGTGCGTTTCACCCTGCGCAGCAACATCGAGTACATGGTGACGGACGAGGCCAAGGTTCAGCCCCTCATCGATGCCCTGGAAGGTGCCGGATTCGTGGTGGGCGGCACCGGCAACTCGGTGGCCATGATCTCCCACACGCAGGGCTGGCTCCATTGCGACATCCCCGGTACCGACGCCTCGGGCGTGGTGAAGGCGATGATGGATGAACTCATCGATGAGTTCAAAAATCACAACATGCCCAACCGCGTGCATCTCACCACGTCGTGCTGCCAGATCAACTGCGGTGGCCAGGGCGATATCGCCATCAACGTCCAGCACACCAAGCCGCCGAAGATCCGCCACGACCTGGTGGCCAACGTCTGCGAACGGCCGTCGGTGGTGGCCCGTTGTCCGGTGGCGGCCATCCGGCCTGCGCTGGTGAACGGCAAGCCCTCCCTCGAGGTGGACGAGAAGAAGTGTATCTGCTGCGGTGCCTGCTTCCCGCCCTGCCCGCCCATGCAGATCAACGACCCCGAGCACACCAAGCTCGCCATCTGGGTAGGCGGCAACCACTCCAATGCGCGCAGCAAGCCGAGCTTCCAGAAGCTCGTGGCCGCCGGCATCCCCAACAACCCGCCGCGCTGGCCCGAGGCGACCGCCATCGTCAAGAATATTCTTAAGGTCTACAAGGAAGACGCCCGGGATTGGGAGCGTATCAATGACTGGATCGACCGTATCGGCTGGCCGCGTTTCTTCGAGATGACCGGTCTGCCGTTCACCAAGTTCCACATCGATAACTGGCGTGGTGCCCGCGAGCGCCTGAACGCTTCGACCCACATCCGCTTCTAA
- a CDS encoding respiratory nitrate reductase subunit gamma, whose protein sequence is MALTGIYAFLFYFAFVVLVGGVGYKIVQYARTPAPLKIPTTPAPTTRSGVVLRMGREVVLFESLFRSNKWIWIFGWLFHAGLFIVLARHLRYFTEPVWWWVDLIQPFGKYGAFAMIIGLVGLWARRLLVDRVRYITAPSDHLMLLLLTAIGVSGALMTFVNHTDIIAVKAFFLGIMGFEFGSMQPLPGDLLLLLHLGMVALLMLIFPFSKLLHAPGVFFSPSRNQVDNPRAEPGLRAHDSRHVAPWAVELETDRKA, encoded by the coding sequence GTGGCCCTTACGGGTATCTACGCGTTCCTGTTCTATTTCGCTTTCGTGGTACTGGTGGGCGGAGTGGGGTACAAGATCGTGCAATACGCACGGACACCCGCGCCCCTCAAGATCCCCACCACGCCGGCCCCCACCACCCGTAGCGGGGTGGTGTTGCGGATGGGTCGCGAGGTGGTGTTATTCGAAAGCCTCTTTCGCTCGAACAAGTGGATCTGGATCTTCGGCTGGCTGTTCCACGCGGGGCTTTTCATCGTGCTGGCCCGGCACCTGCGATACTTCACGGAACCCGTGTGGTGGTGGGTGGATCTGATACAGCCTTTCGGCAAGTACGGTGCCTTCGCCATGATCATCGGCCTGGTGGGGCTGTGGGCCAGACGCCTGCTGGTGGACCGGGTGCGTTACATCACCGCACCCTCGGATCACCTGATGCTCCTGCTACTGACCGCCATCGGCGTCAGCGGTGCCTTGATGACCTTCGTCAACCACACGGACATCATCGCGGTGAAGGCCTTTTTCCTCGGTATCATGGGCTTCGAGTTCGGCAGCATGCAGCCCCTGCCGGGTGACCTGCTGCTGCTCCTGCACCTCGGCATGGTGGCGCTGCTGATGCTGATTTTTCCGTTCAGTAAGCTGCTGCATGCCCCGGGCGTGTTCTTCAGCCCATCACGTAATCAGGTGGACAACCCCCGCGCCGAGCCCGGCCTGCGCGCCCACGACAGCCGGCATGTGGCGCCATGGGCCGTCGAACTCGAGACCGATCGCAAGGCCTGA
- a CDS encoding Hdr-like menaquinol oxidoreductase cytochrome c subunit — protein sequence MTARFLSRLGIGFAGLLLVAAAPPGVAAGDNPLLPTIVPGKGDKCVEPTDVMRRDHMEFILHQRDETMHRGIRTSRHSLKECIECHVQTDDQGKYIPINDPQQFCSSCHSYASVKMDCFQCHATTPEQK from the coding sequence GTGACGGCACGGTTCCTTTCCCGACTGGGTATCGGTTTCGCAGGGCTTCTGCTCGTGGCCGCCGCACCCCCGGGTGTGGCGGCGGGTGATAATCCGCTGCTGCCCACCATCGTGCCCGGCAAGGGCGATAAATGCGTGGAGCCCACGGATGTGATGCGGCGGGATCACATGGAGTTCATCCTGCATCAGCGGGATGAGACCATGCATCGGGGGATCCGCACCTCGCGTCACTCTCTCAAGGAGTGTATCGAGTGTCACGTGCAAACCGATGATCAGGGTAAGTACATCCCCATCAACGATCCTCAGCAGTTCTGCAGCAGCTGCCACAGTTACGCCAGCGTCAAGATGGATTGCTTTCAATGTCACGCCACCACGCCGGAACAAAAATGA
- the tusD gene encoding sulfurtransferase complex subunit TusD, producing the protein MKFAIQINEGPYQHQAVDSAYQFAKAALDKGHEIFRVFFYHDGVNTATRLAVPPQDDRNLTKLWADLAEQHNLDMVVCVAAAQRRGVADEDEMKRNGKDAHNIHPAFRISGLGQLVEAGVAADRLMVFGD; encoded by the coding sequence ATGAAGTTTGCAATCCAGATCAACGAAGGACCCTACCAACATCAGGCGGTGGACAGCGCCTATCAGTTCGCCAAGGCGGCCCTGGACAAGGGACACGAGATATTTCGCGTGTTCTTCTACCACGACGGGGTCAACACCGCGACGCGTCTGGCGGTGCCGCCCCAGGACGACCGCAACCTCACCAAGCTGTGGGCGGATCTTGCCGAGCAGCACAATCTGGACATGGTGGTGTGCGTGGCCGCGGCCCAGCGTCGCGGCGTGGCGGACGAAGACGAGATGAAACGAAACGGCAAGGACGCTCACAACATCCATCCGGCATTCCGCATCTCCGGTCTCGGCCAGTTGGTCGAGGCCGGTGTCGCGGCGGATCGGCTGATGGTGTTCGGGGACTGA
- the dsrA gene encoding dissimilatory-type sulfite reductase subunit alpha: MAIEKHDTPMIDQLEDGPWPSFISGIKRMRDQHPEERINAMANDLLGQLEHSYETRKGYWKGGTVSVYGYGGGIIPRFSEVGKQFPASKEFHTLRVQPPAGNMYTTEMLRQLADSWEKYGSGMVTFHGQTGNIMFIGTDTPGTQHFFDEINDYGWDLGGAGPCVRTAMCCVGAARCEQSNCNEQSIMRHLVNNFTDDVHRPALPYKFKFKVSGCPNDCVNAIERADMAVIGTWRDDMKIDQDEVKAFVAKKGRKYVVDNVVSRCPTNCMSLNDDDTLDVDNRNCVRCMHCLNVMNKALSPGDDKGVTILIGGKRTLKIGDLMGTVVVPFMKMDTAEDYERIVEIAEESIDFFAENALEHERTGEMIERIGLVNFLEGIGIEVDPNMVSSPRQVSYVRMDDWDDEAAKWFNRQAEAAAAG; encoded by the coding sequence ATGGCAATCGAGAAGCATGATACCCCGATGATCGATCAGCTCGAGGATGGGCCCTGGCCCAGCTTCATCTCCGGAATCAAGCGCATGCGGGATCAGCATCCCGAAGAGCGCATCAACGCGATGGCCAATGACCTGCTGGGTCAGCTGGAGCACTCCTACGAGACCCGCAAGGGCTACTGGAAGGGCGGCACGGTCAGTGTTTATGGCTATGGTGGAGGCATCATTCCGCGCTTCTCCGAGGTAGGTAAGCAATTCCCTGCCTCCAAGGAGTTCCACACCCTGCGCGTGCAGCCGCCGGCTGGCAACATGTATACCACCGAGATGCTGCGCCAGCTCGCCGACAGCTGGGAAAAGTACGGCTCGGGCATGGTGACCTTCCACGGCCAGACCGGGAACATCATGTTCATCGGTACCGACACCCCCGGCACCCAGCACTTCTTCGATGAGATCAACGATTACGGCTGGGACCTCGGCGGTGCCGGGCCCTGCGTCCGTACCGCCATGTGCTGTGTCGGCGCCGCGCGCTGCGAGCAGTCCAACTGCAACGAGCAGTCCATCATGCGCCACCTGGTGAACAACTTCACCGATGACGTGCATCGCCCGGCCCTGCCCTACAAGTTCAAGTTCAAGGTGTCGGGCTGCCCCAACGACTGTGTCAACGCCATCGAGCGCGCGGACATGGCCGTTATCGGCACTTGGCGTGATGACATGAAGATCGATCAGGACGAGGTCAAGGCCTTCGTCGCGAAGAAGGGTCGCAAGTACGTCGTCGACAACGTGGTGTCGCGTTGCCCCACCAACTGCATGTCCCTCAATGACGACGACACCCTGGACGTGGACAATCGCAACTGTGTGCGCTGCATGCACTGCCTCAACGTCATGAACAAGGCCCTGTCCCCCGGTGACGACAAGGGCGTGACCATCCTCATCGGCGGTAAGCGCACTCTGAAGATCGGTGACCTCATGGGTACCGTCGTGGTGCCCTTCATGAAGATGGACACCGCCGAGGACTATGAGCGCATCGTCGAGATCGCCGAGGAGAGCATCGACTTCTTCGCCGAGAACGCCCTGGAGCACGAGCGCACCGGTGAGATGATCGAGCGTATCGGCCTGGTGAATTTCCTCGAGGGTATCGGCATCGAGGTGGATCCCAACATGGTGTCTTCCCCCCGTCAGGTGTCCTATGTGCGCATGGACGACTGGGACGACGAGGCTGCCAAGTGGTTCAACCGCCAGGCCGAGGCTGCCGCCGCGGGTTGA
- the nrfD gene encoding NrfD/PsrC family molybdoenzyme membrane anchor subunit — MKTVQYTEVKGWSTGYLAILGVLGAIIVVGLGAAYYMEHQGHWVTGMSNQVVWGMPHVFAIFLIVAASGALNVASIGTVFGKPMYKPLARLSGLLALALLAGGLAVLVLDLGRPDRLIVAMTKYNFRSIFAWNIFLYTGFMVIVAVYLWFMMEARMNRYYKTAGYAAFIWRLILTTGTGSIFGFLVARPGYDAAVMAPMFIVMSFSFGLAIFMLVLMASYKWLARPLGDAVLGRLKNLLGVFVAAALYFVAVQHLTNLYAAEHHAFEAFMLLDGGIYPLLFWGGFVVVGSILPMVLVWHPAFSASRTWLGVASALVILGGLTQIYVILIGGQAYPMEMLPGHEIISSAFFDGVVAGYSPSLPEFLLGMAGVGVALIMVVIGVKVLRFLPVTLADEAVDPHATAKA; from the coding sequence ATGAAGACTGTTCAGTACACCGAGGTGAAGGGCTGGTCCACGGGCTATCTCGCCATCCTGGGGGTGCTCGGGGCGATCATCGTCGTGGGGCTCGGCGCGGCCTATTACATGGAGCACCAGGGGCACTGGGTCACCGGCATGAGCAACCAGGTGGTGTGGGGCATGCCCCACGTCTTCGCCATCTTCCTCATCGTCGCGGCCTCCGGGGCCCTCAACGTGGCCTCCATCGGCACCGTTTTCGGTAAGCCGATGTACAAGCCCCTGGCGCGCCTGTCGGGCCTGCTGGCCTTGGCTTTGCTGGCCGGCGGCCTGGCGGTCCTGGTGCTGGACCTGGGGCGGCCGGACCGCCTCATCGTGGCCATGACCAAGTACAACTTCCGTTCCATCTTCGCGTGGAACATCTTTCTCTACACCGGCTTCATGGTCATCGTCGCCGTCTACCTGTGGTTCATGATGGAGGCCAGGATGAACCGCTATTACAAGACCGCGGGATACGCCGCCTTCATCTGGCGACTCATCCTCACCACCGGTACCGGCTCCATCTTCGGCTTCCTCGTGGCCCGGCCGGGCTATGACGCGGCGGTCATGGCGCCCATGTTCATCGTCATGTCCTTCTCCTTCGGTCTCGCGATATTCATGCTGGTGCTGATGGCGTCGTACAAATGGCTGGCAAGGCCCCTGGGTGACGCCGTGCTCGGCCGTCTCAAGAACCTCCTCGGGGTGTTCGTCGCCGCGGCCCTGTACTTCGTCGCGGTGCAGCACCTCACCAATCTCTATGCGGCGGAGCACCATGCCTTCGAGGCCTTCATGCTGCTGGATGGGGGTATCTATCCCCTGCTGTTCTGGGGAGGTTTCGTGGTCGTGGGAAGTATCCTGCCCATGGTGCTGGTATGGCATCCGGCCTTCTCTGCGTCGCGCACCTGGCTGGGGGTGGCCAGCGCCCTGGTCATCCTCGGCGGGCTGACCCAGATCTACGTGATTCTCATCGGCGGTCAGGCCTATCCCATGGAGATGCTGCCGGGCCATGAGATCATCAGCAGCGCCTTCTTCGACGGTGTCGTGGCCGGGTACTCCCCCAGCCTGCCCGAGTTCCTGCTGGGCATGGCCGGCGTGGGTGTCGCCCTGATCATGGTGGTCATCGGCGTGAAAGTGCTGCGCTTCCTGCCCGTCACCCTGGCCGACGAGGCCGTCGATCCCCACGCCACCGCCAAGGCCTGA
- a CDS encoding (Fe-S)-binding protein, which produces MADFETPELDDIPTIPTVKPGTMEHSAPYVAKPVIQAPLGFPGELVDDWETVAVAKLGELSNKYRALRVYLDSCVKCGACTDKCHYYLGTSDPKNMPVARQDLLRKVYRRYYTLAGKWFPKLVGATDMTKEVLDDWYSYYHQCSQCRRCSVFCPYGIDTAEISMAAREIMDAVGKGQKYCNEIIGKVFKIGNNLGLPEPALRDTLEDLEEEVEEECGVPVKFPLDVKGADVLLVTPSADFFAEPHIDGLIGYGKVFHQAGISWTVSSHASEAANFGMFIGSYENMRRVSMRIREAALDLGVKRIVFGECGHAWRVAYSFLNTLAGPFDFLDPNYPVPQHICEVTHDLIQKGVLKFDKSQNDHMVLTYHDSCNVARASRMGSKPGGQFTIPREILKAVCNNYVDMAQDSIHDATYCCGGGGGLLTDDLMELRVRGAKPRMEAVKQVVDAHGVTNMAAICAICKSQFTKVFPYYGYGMDMIVSLHQLVSNAIIMDGAQDGAGDAQETAEDAPQNA; this is translated from the coding sequence ATGGCGGACTTTGAAACCCCGGAACTCGATGACATCCCGACCATCCCCACGGTCAAACCGGGAACCATGGAACACAGTGCCCCCTACGTGGCGAAGCCCGTCATACAGGCGCCATTGGGTTTCCCCGGCGAGTTGGTGGACGACTGGGAGACGGTGGCGGTCGCGAAGCTCGGTGAGCTCTCGAACAAGTACCGGGCCCTGCGGGTCTATCTCGATTCCTGCGTGAAATGTGGGGCCTGTACCGACAAGTGTCACTATTATCTCGGTACCTCCGACCCCAAGAACATGCCGGTGGCGCGCCAGGATCTGCTGCGCAAGGTCTATCGTCGCTACTACACCCTGGCAGGCAAGTGGTTCCCGAAACTGGTGGGGGCCACGGATATGACCAAGGAGGTGCTGGACGACTGGTACAGCTACTATCACCAGTGCTCCCAGTGCCGCCGCTGCTCCGTGTTCTGCCCCTATGGTATCGATACGGCGGAGATATCCATGGCGGCCCGCGAGATCATGGATGCCGTGGGTAAGGGGCAGAAGTACTGTAACGAGATCATCGGCAAGGTCTTCAAGATCGGCAACAATCTCGGTCTGCCGGAGCCGGCCCTCAGGGACACCCTGGAGGACCTCGAGGAAGAGGTGGAAGAGGAGTGCGGGGTACCCGTCAAATTCCCCCTGGATGTGAAGGGCGCCGATGTCCTTTTGGTGACGCCGTCGGCGGACTTCTTCGCCGAGCCCCACATCGACGGCCTCATCGGCTACGGCAAGGTGTTCCACCAGGCGGGCATCAGCTGGACGGTTTCTTCCCACGCATCGGAGGCGGCCAACTTCGGCATGTTCATCGGCAGCTACGAGAACATGCGCAGGGTGTCCATGCGCATTCGCGAGGCGGCCCTGGATCTCGGCGTCAAGCGCATCGTGTTCGGTGAGTGCGGCCATGCGTGGCGCGTCGCCTACAGCTTCCTGAACACCCTGGCGGGCCCCTTCGATTTCCTCGACCCGAACTATCCCGTGCCCCAGCATATCTGCGAGGTGACCCACGACCTCATCCAGAAGGGGGTATTGAAATTCGACAAGTCCCAGAACGACCACATGGTGTTGACCTACCACGATTCGTGCAACGTGGCCCGGGCCAGTCGCATGGGCAGCAAGCCGGGGGGGCAGTTCACCATTCCCCGGGAGATCCTCAAGGCCGTGTGCAACAACTATGTGGACATGGCCCAGGATTCCATCCACGACGCCACCTACTGCTGCGGCGGCGGCGGCGGCCTGCTCACCGACGACCTGATGGAACTCCGGGTACGCGGCGCCAAGCCGCGCATGGAGGCGGTCAAACAGGTGGTGGATGCCCACGGAGTCACGAACATGGCGGCCATCTGCGCCATCTGCAAGAGTCAGTTCACCAAGGTCTTTCCCTACTACGGTTACGGGATGGACATGATCGTGAGCCTTCACCAGTTGGTGAGCAACGCCATCATCATGGATGGCGCACAGGACGGCGCCGGCGACGCGCAAGAGACGGCGGAAGATGCGCCCCAGAATGCATAA
- a CDS encoding TusE/DsrC/DsvC family sulfur relay protein, with protein MTLEVNGKTFETDEEGYLADLNDWEPDVAEAMAKAEDVELGSDHWEIINFLREYYEEYQIAPAVRVLTKAVGKKLGKDKGNSKYLYELFPYGPGKQACKYAGLPKPTGCV; from the coding sequence ATGACACTCGAAGTTAACGGTAAGACGTTTGAGACCGACGAAGAAGGCTACCTGGCCGACCTCAACGATTGGGAGCCGGACGTGGCCGAGGCCATGGCCAAGGCCGAGGACGTGGAACTCGGCAGCGATCACTGGGAGATCATCAATTTCCTGCGCGAGTACTACGAGGAATACCAGATCGCCCCGGCCGTGCGCGTCCTGACCAAGGCCGTCGGCAAGAAACTGGGCAAGGACAAGGGCAACAGCAAGTACCTCTACGAGCTCTTCCCCTACGGCCCCGGCAAGCAGGCCTGTAAGTACGCCGGACTGCCGAAGCCCACCGGCTGCGTCTAA